A genomic segment from Nicotiana tabacum cultivar K326 chromosome 7, ASM71507v2, whole genome shotgun sequence encodes:
- the LOC107797662 gene encoding uncharacterized protein LOC107797662, whose product MLRILSKNPKSTTMVTRFESKIETYDVIEDLSSWEFVNPSDDEQEDSYSFSDHTSDDESDELMSKEDDPCEIGSPPSPSHVQITGSLLVDPCEIGSDPCEIGSPSSSPHVQITGPLLVFNVRVDDGHEEEDEEEEEEEEEEEEDYDGYDLDDELVPKWLRDKFGRQRIRKLGKRACSRMNKSKRGPYIFNRPGCVHGKHGLGVQHSYV is encoded by the coding sequence ATGTTGAGAATCcttagcaaaaatccaaaatcaacaacaatggttaCCAGATTTGAGTCCAAAATCGAAACTTACGATGTTATTGAAGATTTATCTTCATGGGAATTTGTTAATCCGTCGGATGATGAACAAGAAGACAGCTACTCCTTCAGTGATCATACTTCTGATGATGAAAGTGATGAATTAATGTCAAAGGAAGATGATCCATGTGAAATCGGGTCACCGCCTTCTCCTTCACATGTTCAAATCACTGGTTCATTGCTTGTTGATCCATGTGAAATCGGGTCGGACCCATGTGAAATCGGGTCACCGTCTTCTTCTCCACATGTTCAAATCACTGGTCCATTGCTTGTTTTTAATGTTAGGGTTGACGATGGTCATGAGGAggaagatgaagaggaagaagaagaagaagaagaagaagaagaagattatgaTGGGTATGATTTGGATGATGAGTTAGTACCAAAATGGTTGCGTGATAAATTTGGGAGACAAAGGATAAGGAAATTAGGGAAAAGAGCTTGTTCTAGAATGAACAAGTCCAAAAGAGGACCTTATATATTTAACAGGCCAGGTTGTGTTCATGGAAAACATGGACTTGGTGTACAGCACAGTTATGTCTAA